One region of Actinomycetes bacterium genomic DNA includes:
- a CDS encoding inorganic diphosphatase, whose translation MDFDVTIEIPKGSRNKYEIDHATGRMKLDRTLFTATQYPADYGFIDNTLGLDSDPLDALVLLQEPTFPGCLIHCRAIGMYRMTDEAGRDDKVLCVPANDPRQEHLRDIHHVPEFERLEIEHFFSVYKDLEPGKSVEGATWAGRVEAEAEIEASYRRRREHPQH comes from the coding sequence GTGGACTTCGACGTCACCATCGAGATCCCCAAAGGATCGCGCAACAAGTACGAGATCGACCACGCCACGGGTCGCATGAAGCTCGACCGGACACTGTTCACCGCCACCCAGTACCCGGCGGACTACGGCTTCATCGACAACACCCTGGGCCTGGACAGCGACCCGCTGGACGCCCTCGTGCTGCTGCAGGAGCCCACCTTCCCCGGCTGCCTCATCCACTGCCGGGCGATCGGCATGTACCGGATGACCGACGAGGCCGGCCGTGACGACAAGGTGCTGTGCGTCCCGGCCAACGACCCGCGGCAGGAGCACCTGCGTGACATCCACCACGTCCCGGAGTTCGAGCGGCTGGAGATCGAGCACTTCTTCTCGGTCTACAAGGACCTCGAGCCGGGCAAGTCGGTCGAGGGCGCCACCTGGGCGGGGCGGGTCGAGGCCGAGGCGGAGATCGAGGCCTCCTACCGGCGGCGGCGGGAGCACCCGCAGCACTGA
- a CDS encoding zinc-dependent metalloprotease, producing MTEPDGSAALVDWDLAVAAGVRLVRPGPQLPREDARAAVSQLRDLAIEARSHVRSYSRLDAPAADAPVAVVDRTEWLRSNAEGIRHLLDPIAHRLVRAGTPGPLRAVGARVTALELGGGLAWMSSKVLGQYEMFPPGGPDGDRPGRLLLVAPNIVQVEQELDVDPDDFRMWVCLHEETHRVQFAAVPWLRGHLVDGISSLMGSIETDPAAVAERLRAAAVAVASAARGTDGPSLAEAVQTPEQRAQLDRLTAVMSLLEGHADVVMDGVGPTVVPTVEQIRTAFQRRREHPGRAELAIRRLIGLDAKMRQYRDGAAFVRGVVDRVGMEGFNRVWDAPEMLPSAEEILDPQTWVDRAHGPALA from the coding sequence ATGACCGAACCCGACGGCTCCGCCGCGCTGGTCGACTGGGATCTCGCCGTCGCCGCCGGTGTCCGGCTGGTGCGGCCGGGCCCCCAGCTGCCGCGGGAGGACGCGCGCGCCGCCGTCTCACAGCTGCGGGACCTGGCTATCGAGGCCCGCTCGCACGTGCGGTCCTACAGCCGGCTGGACGCCCCGGCGGCCGACGCTCCGGTGGCCGTGGTCGACCGCACCGAGTGGCTGCGCTCCAACGCCGAGGGGATCCGGCACCTGCTGGACCCGATCGCGCACCGGCTGGTGCGCGCCGGCACCCCCGGGCCGCTGCGTGCGGTCGGAGCCAGGGTCACGGCGCTGGAGCTCGGCGGGGGGCTGGCCTGGATGTCCAGCAAGGTGCTCGGGCAGTACGAGATGTTCCCGCCAGGAGGCCCGGACGGCGACCGGCCGGGCCGGCTGCTGCTGGTGGCCCCGAACATCGTGCAGGTCGAGCAGGAGCTCGACGTCGACCCGGACGACTTCCGGATGTGGGTCTGCCTGCACGAGGAGACCCACCGGGTGCAGTTCGCCGCCGTGCCCTGGCTGAGAGGGCACCTGGTCGACGGCATCAGCTCGCTCATGGGCTCGATCGAGACCGACCCGGCCGCAGTGGCCGAGCGGCTGCGGGCCGCCGCCGTCGCGGTCGCCTCCGCGGCGCGCGGCACCGACGGGCCGTCGCTCGCCGAGGCGGTGCAGACGCCGGAGCAACGGGCCCAGCTGGACCGGCTCACCGCCGTGATGTCCCTGCTCGAGGGCCATGCGGACGTCGTCATGGACGGCGTCGGCCCGACGGTCGTGCCCACCGTCGAGCAGATCCGGACCGCGTTCCAGCGCCGCCGCGAGCACCCCGGCCGCGCCGAGCTGGCGATCCGGCGGCTGATCGGCCTGGACGCCAAGATGCGCCAGTACCGCGACGGCGCCGCGTTCGTGCGTGGGGTGGTGGACCGGGTCGGCATGGAAGGGTTCAACCGGGTGTGGGACGCGCCGGAGATGCTGCCGTCGGCCGAGGAGATCCTCGACCCGCAGACCTGGGTGGACCGGGCGCACGGCCCGGCGCTGGCCTGA
- the dacB gene encoding D-alanyl-D-alanine carboxypeptidase/D-alanyl-D-alanine-endopeptidase, which produces MRRGYRRRRGHGLRYALVGVLVLVTAAAVTLALLGRLPILQREGASTTAAPSGSPSMAAAAAVLPPTGDTGPVPTEAGLAARLTPLLGVPALGDRLGLAVVDLASGALLYGQDAGTGQTPASTTKLLTAAAALSRLGPEHRLQTTVVVGSTPNRIVLVGGGDPTLVATKLAPGPTAPASLVDLASSTAAALKARGVTRVTLGYDTSLFTKQTTSPAWPAEYVASGVIAPVTALAVREGRVGTEQAGIGPRVSDPPAAAARTFATLLADAGVTVAQAPSPDQAPPAPSGPASPSTSPSTSPSASGPASATPAASLPAPGTRLAAVSSPPVADLVAQMLTLSDDDLAEALGHLVAVGSGATADFAGAAQSVIGEVAALGVPTDGVRLYDTSGLARTDLIPAEVLTAVLSVVAQAKHPELRPVLTGLPVAGFTGTLDDRFAGAATRSAAGVLRAKTGTLSSVGTLAGTVLDADGRLLGFAFLSSGFTPGAALENRAALDRLAAAVAGCGCGAAPAASPPSSPSSPAASATASPTGS; this is translated from the coding sequence GTGCGGCGTGGCTACCGACGCCGGCGCGGCCACGGCCTGAGGTACGCGCTGGTCGGCGTGCTCGTGCTGGTGACCGCGGCGGCGGTCACGCTGGCCCTGCTCGGCCGGCTGCCGATCCTGCAGCGAGAGGGCGCCAGCACCACTGCGGCGCCCAGCGGCAGCCCCTCGATGGCGGCGGCCGCAGCGGTTCTGCCACCGACGGGCGACACCGGTCCGGTGCCCACCGAGGCCGGTCTGGCCGCCCGGCTGACCCCGCTGCTTGGCGTCCCCGCGCTGGGCGACCGACTGGGGCTCGCGGTCGTCGACCTCGCCTCCGGCGCCCTCCTGTATGGCCAGGACGCTGGCACCGGGCAGACCCCGGCGTCCACCACCAAGCTGCTCACGGCGGCGGCCGCGCTGAGCCGGCTGGGACCAGAACACCGGCTGCAGACCACGGTGGTCGTGGGGTCGACCCCGAACCGGATCGTGCTGGTCGGCGGCGGCGACCCCACCCTGGTGGCGACCAAACTGGCGCCGGGGCCGACCGCTCCCGCCTCGCTCGTCGACCTCGCCAGCAGCACCGCCGCTGCGCTGAAGGCCAGGGGCGTCACCCGGGTGACCCTCGGCTACGACACCTCGCTGTTCACCAAGCAGACCACCTCACCGGCCTGGCCGGCGGAGTACGTGGCCTCCGGCGTGATCGCCCCCGTCACGGCCCTGGCCGTGCGCGAGGGCCGGGTGGGTACCGAGCAGGCCGGCATCGGGCCGCGGGTGAGCGACCCGCCGGCCGCCGCGGCCCGCACCTTCGCGACCCTGCTCGCGGACGCCGGCGTCACGGTCGCCCAGGCGCCCAGCCCCGACCAGGCGCCGCCGGCCCCGTCCGGGCCGGCGTCCCCGTCGACGAGCCCCTCGACGAGCCCCTCGGCGAGCGGCCCGGCCTCCGCCACACCGGCGGCCAGCCTGCCCGCGCCGGGCACCCGGCTGGCCGCGGTGTCCTCGCCGCCGGTGGCCGACCTCGTCGCGCAGATGCTCACCCTGTCCGACGACGACCTGGCCGAGGCGCTCGGCCACCTGGTGGCCGTCGGGTCCGGCGCGACCGCTGACTTCGCTGGAGCGGCGCAGTCGGTCATCGGCGAGGTCGCCGCGCTCGGGGTGCCCACCGACGGCGTCCGGCTGTACGACACCAGCGGGCTGGCCCGCACCGACCTGATCCCGGCCGAGGTGCTGACCGCCGTGCTGTCGGTCGTGGCGCAGGCCAAGCACCCCGAGCTGCGCCCGGTGCTCACCGGGCTGCCGGTGGCCGGGTTCACCGGCACCCTGGACGACCGCTTCGCCGGGGCGGCCACCCGGTCGGCCGCCGGGGTGCTGCGCGCCAAGACCGGCACGCTGAGCTCGGTGGGCACCCTGGCCGGCACCGTGCTGGACGCCGACGGCCGGCTGCTCGGCTTCGCCTTCCTCAGCAGCGGCTTCACCCCCGGGGCCGCACTGGAGAACCGGGCGGCGCTGGACCGGCTGGCCGCAGCCGTGGCCGGCTGCGGCTGCGGGGCGGCGCCCGCAGCCTCCCCCCCGTCCTCCCCGTCCTCCCCAGCGGCGTCCGCAACGGCGTCTCCCACCGGGTCGTGA
- a CDS encoding NlpC/P60 family protein — protein MRSRTTRTARGGRATALVAVLAVALTLLAGPAASADPNTLPSAQDVAKANAAVGSTAQQVGVLEAQLAQSQAQLEALGVAVGQAAEAYDGALYALQQAQQQSAAAGRAAATAQADLAAARQQVGELGAAAYKSGGSLATFAAFLTGSSPDGLLGAASTMQVLANRQDAVLDRVRAQQVVTQVLDKQASSALAAVQQAADKARVAKATVEAKVSAQAGQVQQLTADTAALSRQLAALQARSSQLTAARQAGLARIAREKAARAAELARQQAAARAASARSTSSGGGSGSGPSTGSPAGTGIAPGPGGSSSGTAADGVAAVAFARAHLGDAYVWAAAGPNTWDCSGLTMAAWQAAGVSMPHYAAAQYAQGLKVSRDQLRPGDLVFFGTNPNDYQSIYHVGIYIGGGQMIEAPYTGSVVRISSIDRPSLFGFARP, from the coding sequence TTGCGCAGCCGGACGACCAGGACCGCACGCGGTGGCCGGGCCACCGCGCTGGTCGCGGTCCTCGCCGTGGCGCTGACCTTGCTGGCCGGCCCGGCCGCCTCCGCCGACCCGAACACCCTGCCCTCCGCCCAGGACGTCGCCAAGGCCAACGCCGCCGTCGGGTCCACCGCCCAGCAGGTCGGCGTCCTGGAGGCCCAGCTGGCTCAGTCGCAGGCCCAGCTGGAGGCCCTCGGGGTCGCCGTGGGGCAGGCCGCCGAGGCGTACGACGGCGCCCTGTACGCGCTGCAGCAGGCCCAGCAGCAGTCCGCCGCGGCGGGCCGGGCCGCCGCCACCGCGCAGGCCGACCTGGCCGCCGCCCGCCAGCAGGTCGGCGAGCTCGGCGCTGCGGCCTACAAGTCCGGCGGCTCGCTCGCGACCTTCGCGGCCTTCCTCACCGGCAGCAGCCCGGACGGGCTGCTCGGTGCTGCTTCGACCATGCAGGTGCTGGCCAACCGGCAGGACGCCGTCCTGGACCGGGTCCGCGCCCAGCAGGTGGTCACGCAGGTCCTGGACAAGCAGGCCAGCAGTGCGCTGGCCGCCGTCCAGCAGGCCGCCGACAAGGCCCGGGTCGCCAAGGCGACCGTCGAGGCCAAGGTCAGCGCCCAGGCCGGCCAGGTGCAGCAGCTCACCGCCGACACGGCCGCGCTGAGCCGGCAGCTCGCGGCGCTGCAGGCCCGCTCCAGCCAGCTGACGGCGGCCCGACAGGCCGGGCTGGCCCGCATCGCCAGGGAGAAGGCGGCCCGGGCCGCCGAGCTGGCCCGCCAGCAGGCGGCCGCACGGGCCGCGAGCGCCCGGAGCACCAGCTCCGGTGGTGGCTCAGGGTCGGGCCCCTCCACCGGCAGTCCAGCCGGCACCGGCATCGCCCCGGGACCGGGCGGCAGCTCGAGCGGGACCGCCGCCGACGGCGTGGCCGCGGTGGCGTTCGCCCGAGCCCACCTCGGTGACGCCTACGTGTGGGCCGCCGCCGGACCCAACACCTGGGACTGCTCCGGGCTGACCATGGCGGCCTGGCAGGCCGCCGGGGTCTCGATGCCGCACTACGCGGCTGCGCAGTACGCGCAGGGCCTCAAGGTCAGCCGGGACCAGCTGCGCCCCGGTGACCTGGTGTTCTTCGGCACCAACCCCAACGACTACCAGTCGATCTACCACGTCGGCATCTACATCGGCGGCGGGCAGATGATCGAGGCGCCCTACACCGGTTCGGTGGTGCGCATCTCGAGCATCGACCGGCCCAGTCTCTTCGGGTTCGCCCGGCCCTGA
- a CDS encoding sodium:calcium antiporter has protein sequence MATAGHLLLLLGCAVAIYLACEWFVNAVEWLGIRLQLGTLAVGTVLAAIGTALPESVVTLVAVTLGGTESSKQIGIGAAMGGPLVLATIAYGVTGWMLIRHRTTVGPNPLRTIDRLRLVSDQTWFLVIFVVKVGLGLVAFALKPWLGLLFFAAYGAYLRREVRADTEGHTDADLEPLKLQPHRAAPSGWAVAVQTLATLAVIFVASQVFVGQLEWAGPALGLPAAVTALLLSPIATELPEVMNAVIWVRQGKTQLALANISGAMMIQATVPSGLGLLFTPWLFTAPLVLSGVVTVAAIGYLRWLGRTNRLTPGRLAFTAVFYGAFAVGLAFLGV, from the coding sequence TTGGCCACCGCTGGGCACCTGCTGCTGCTACTCGGCTGCGCCGTCGCGATCTACCTGGCCTGCGAGTGGTTCGTCAACGCCGTGGAGTGGCTGGGGATCCGGCTCCAGCTGGGCACGCTGGCCGTCGGCACCGTGCTCGCCGCCATCGGTACCGCCCTGCCGGAGAGCGTGGTCACGCTGGTCGCCGTCACGCTCGGCGGGACCGAGAGCTCCAAGCAGATCGGCATCGGGGCCGCCATGGGCGGTCCGCTGGTGCTGGCGACGATCGCCTACGGCGTCACGGGCTGGATGCTGATCCGGCACCGGACCACCGTCGGTCCGAACCCGCTGCGCACCATCGACCGGCTGCGCCTGGTCAGCGACCAGACCTGGTTCCTCGTGATCTTCGTGGTCAAGGTCGGGCTCGGTCTGGTGGCGTTCGCACTCAAGCCGTGGCTGGGCCTGCTGTTCTTCGCGGCGTACGGGGCGTACTTGCGCCGGGAGGTGCGGGCTGACACCGAAGGCCACACCGACGCCGACCTCGAGCCGCTCAAGCTGCAGCCGCACCGGGCGGCTCCGTCGGGCTGGGCGGTGGCCGTCCAGACCCTGGCGACCCTGGCCGTCATCTTCGTGGCCTCGCAGGTCTTCGTCGGCCAGCTGGAGTGGGCCGGGCCGGCGCTGGGCCTGCCCGCCGCGGTCACCGCGCTGCTGCTGTCCCCGATCGCCACCGAGCTGCCCGAGGTCATGAACGCGGTGATCTGGGTGCGTCAGGGCAAGACGCAGCTGGCCCTGGCCAACATCAGCGGCGCCATGATGATCCAGGCCACGGTGCCCTCGGGGCTGGGCCTGCTGTTCACCCCCTGGCTGTTCACCGCGCCGCTGGTGCTGTCCGGCGTGGTCACCGTGGCCGCGATCGGCTACCTGCGCTGGCTGGGCCGGACCAACCGGCTGACGCCGGGCCGGCTGGCGTTCACCGCGGTGTTCTACGGCGCCTTCGCCGTGGGACTGGCGTTTCTCGGGGTCTGA